A stretch of Candidatus Atribacteria bacterium ADurb.Bin276 DNA encodes these proteins:
- the hndD_2 gene encoding NADP-reducing hydrogenase subunit HndC: protein MAKVIQNRSEKESPEKLVTIFIDGRECQVPENLSLLEACRMEGYHIPTLCYMDGLTPWGGCRICVVEVEGQPNLVASCVTPIREGMKVLTASKKVREARRANLELILSNHPLDCQLCDRNQSCDLQSLCYEFGIREIRFQGERKTHPIDNSSPSVKRDLDRCILCGRCIRTCAEVQSVYAIDFADRGFNSYVSPSLGLPLGESVCINCGQCVLACPTGALSEVSHVEMVWEALDDPEKYVILQTAPAVRVSIGEPFGIPIGSISTGKMVAGFRRLGFDAVFDTNFAADLTILEEGTEFINRVKKGGKLPLLTSCSPGWIKFMEHFYPELMENVSTCKSPQQMFGALAKTYYAQKMGIDPMNVVVVSIMPCTAKKYECQRDEMKASGYQDVDYSLTTREAARMLKEKGIDLKEMPEEDFDPALGISTGAAAVFGATGGVMEAALRTVYEVLTGETLARLDFTDVRGIEGVKEATINVGGLEVNVAVAHGLGNARILMDQIRQGGSKYHFIEIMACPGGCIGGGGQPIPTDLEIRMKRIEAIYEVDRHFPIRKSHDNPAIKKLYEEFLGEPNSEKSHHLLHTHYTCREKM, encoded by the coding sequence ATGGCAAAAGTCATACAAAATAGAAGTGAAAAAGAATCTCCCGAAAAGCTGGTAACGATATTCATTGATGGAAGAGAATGTCAGGTCCCGGAAAATTTATCTCTTTTAGAAGCCTGCCGAATGGAAGGGTATCATATTCCAACCCTCTGTTACATGGATGGTCTTACCCCCTGGGGTGGATGCCGAATCTGTGTGGTTGAGGTAGAAGGCCAACCTAATCTGGTTGCTTCTTGTGTCACACCAATTCGGGAAGGAATGAAAGTTCTTACAGCTTCGAAGAAAGTTCGAGAAGCCCGCAGAGCCAATTTAGAGCTCATTTTGTCGAACCATCCTTTAGATTGCCAGCTTTGTGATCGAAACCAATCCTGTGATCTACAGAGCCTCTGTTATGAATTTGGTATCCGAGAGATTCGTTTTCAGGGAGAAAGGAAAACTCATCCTATTGATAACAGTAGTCCTTCGGTAAAGAGAGACCTTGATCGATGTATACTTTGTGGGCGATGCATTCGGACCTGTGCTGAGGTTCAAAGCGTTTATGCTATTGATTTTGCCGATCGTGGGTTCAATTCCTATGTCAGTCCTTCACTAGGACTTCCTCTGGGTGAAAGTGTCTGTATCAACTGCGGTCAATGTGTTTTAGCCTGTCCAACCGGTGCTCTTTCAGAAGTGAGTCATGTTGAAATGGTATGGGAAGCCTTAGATGATCCAGAAAAATATGTTATTCTTCAGACTGCCCCAGCGGTTCGAGTGAGTATTGGTGAACCATTTGGGATACCCATAGGGAGTATCTCCACCGGGAAAATGGTAGCCGGCTTTCGTCGCTTAGGTTTTGATGCAGTTTTTGATACCAATTTTGCTGCAGATTTGACCATTCTTGAAGAAGGAACTGAATTTATTAACCGGGTTAAAAAAGGTGGGAAATTGCCTCTTCTAACTTCTTGCAGTCCGGGCTGGATAAAATTTATGGAACATTTTTATCCTGAACTCATGGAGAATGTGTCAACTTGCAAATCACCTCAGCAAATGTTTGGAGCTCTGGCGAAGACCTATTATGCCCAAAAAATGGGTATCGATCCTATGAACGTTGTGGTAGTCTCGATAATGCCCTGTACGGCGAAGAAATATGAGTGTCAACGTGATGAAATGAAAGCTAGTGGGTATCAGGATGTTGATTATTCTCTTACTACCCGAGAAGCAGCCCGAATGCTCAAAGAAAAGGGCATTGATCTCAAAGAAATGCCTGAGGAAGACTTTGATCCAGCCCTGGGTATTTCAACTGGTGCAGCCGCAGTCTTTGGAGCTACCGGGGGGGTTATGGAAGCTGCTCTTCGAACCGTGTACGAAGTTTTAACCGGAGAAACTTTAGCACGACTTGATTTCACCGATGTACGAGGAATTGAAGGAGTTAAGGAAGCAACCATCAACGTTGGTGGATTGGAAGTGAATGTTGCGGTTGCCCATGGATTAGGGAATGCCAGAATCTTGATGGACCAGATCCGACAAGGAGGCTCCAAGTATCATTTTATTGAGATAATGGCTTGTCCTGGTGGCTGTATTGGTGGAGGCGGTCAACCTATCCCAACCGATCTGGAGATTCGTATGAAGAGAATAGAAGCTATTTATGAGGTCGACCGGCACTTTCCCATTCGGAAATCTCATGATAATCCAGCTATCAAGAAACTATATGAAGAATTTCTTGGCGAGCCGAATAGTGAGAAGTCGCATCATCTCTTACATACCCATTACACTTGTCGGGAAAAAATGTAA